AATCTTGAGTTCTACTATTTTGATATTCAGGTGATTTATATTCAAGATATCCATCATTGTCAATGAAAGCTCTTTGTATAGGATGAGAATATTTTATTACAGGCAATACAGAACTGTATTTACTTTTTGATATAAATGAAAACGTCTCATTTAAGATTTTATCTGTAATAAAAGGTGCTGTTGCATATAAACAACAGCAATTATCAAATGTAAGACCTTTTTTTTTATAGTTTAGTAGTACTTCTTCCAAGACATCTACTGTACTAGCAAAATCATTACTAGTTATTTTACTGCGTAAGAAGGGAACTTTAGCGCCACAATTTATGGCTAAATTAGAGATCTCCACATCATCAGTTGAAACCATTACTTCATCAAATAAACCTGATCTCAAAGCAGATTCAATAGAGTATTCAATAATAGGCTTACCACAGAACAATTTAACATTTTTACGTGGGATTCTTTTACTGCCACCCCTTGCAGGAATAATACAGATATTTTTCATATTCCTCCCCTTGAATTTATTATGAGTATACTATTCAACATAACTGACTAAATCCCAGCTCATAGGGGTTCCTAAAGCGATATCTATGTTTGCTTTCTTACCAAGAATATCAGAATAATATTTCGGCGATAAACCAAATCCTGGTCTTATAGACCGCAAATTTTGAGTAGAGAAAACATCACCACACTTAATATTTTCAACTACAAAGAGAGAACGGCGGAAATCTTGATTTGCCTTTGCTATATAATCCAAATCATATGAAACAGGCTTAAGGGCTTTCTCAACTGAACGTATAGATGAAACCATTTCTGCAAATTCCTTAGGTTCTATTGAAAAGGAAGAATCAGGCCCTACATTTTTCCGATCAAGAATGAAATGTTTTTCAACAATGGTTGCTCCCATAGCAACAGCAGCTATAGCAACCTGAGGGCCGAGAGAATGATCAGAGAGCCCAACTTTGACTCCAAATGTTTCTTTCATGTTTTTCATTTTATTTAAATTAATGGACTCGGTAAAAGATGGATAGCTTGAACTACACTCTAATAGAGTAATATCAAAGTTACCAGCATCTTTACAAACTATTACAGCATCATAGATTTCATCAATAGTTGCTACACCAGTAGATATAATAATTGGTTTTCCTAGTGATG
This portion of the Oceanispirochaeta sp. M1 genome encodes:
- the pseF gene encoding pseudaminic acid cytidylyltransferase, which codes for MKNICIIPARGGSKRIPRKNVKLFCGKPIIEYSIESALRSGLFDEVMVSTDDVEISNLAINCGAKVPFLRSKITSNDFASTVDVLEEVLLNYKKKGLTFDNCCCLYATAPFITDKILNETFSFISKSKYSSVLPVIKYSHPIQRAFIDNDGYLEYKSPEYQNSRTQDLQPMYHDSGQFYWFNVTHFIKNKLIITDNTHGFEIPESKVRDIDTLEDWKIAEVLYNCINWD
- the pseI gene encoding pseudaminic acid synthase, which gives rise to MSTFIVAELSANHNNSFEIAKETIVKAAECGADAVKIQTYTADTMTIKCDNSYFKINNGSLWDGKTYYELYEDASMPWDWYLKIKKIALDNNIQLFSSPFDSTSVDFLESCGNPIYKIASFEIADLILIEKVASLGKPIIISTGVATIDEIYDAVIVCKDAGNFDITLLECSSSYPSFTESINLNKMKNMKETFGVKVGLSDHSLGPQVAIAAVAMGATIVEKHFILDRKNVGPDSSFSIEPKEFAEMVSSIRSVEKALKPVSYDLDYIAKANQDFRRSLFVVENIKCGDVFSTQNLRSIRPGFGLSPKYYSDILGKKANIDIALGTPMSWDLVSYVE